The DNA window CAGCACAGTTTTCTATCACTCTGGCCAGAGGGCGTGCTGACATCTATCCTGAAACACCGGTTCAGATTAAAGGTTTTAAAAAGCAGATAGATGAAACTGACTGGACGATAGTTAAAGTCACTCATAATCTCAATGACAGTGGTTTTACTACGTCACTGGATCTTGAGGTTAAGCTTGATGAGGTAGAATTGAAACCGGAAACGAAAGATCCCAAAATAAATACTTGATCTCAATATGAGAACTTTGGTATATTGTTCACCAGAAGAGATGGTGTCATTTCATTAAAAACAATGCATTCAAGAAGGGTGAACAATTATGATTAAGTGTCCTCTGTGTGGTCAGTCAGCGCATACTCGTAGCAGCTTCGAGCATTCCAGCCAAACAAAGGAGCGCTATAACCAATGCCAGAATATTAATTGTGGGGCAACGTTCGTCAGCCATGAAACGTTTGTGCGCTTTATCTCTAAGCCGGGTGAAGTTGAAAGTGTTACGCCACATCCAAAGGCAAAAACGAAAAGACAACCTCGCCAGAAAGCTGCTGCACAAGCTGCTGCACAAGCTGCTGCACAAGCTGCTGTAAGCCAATAAATAATGAAGAAACCTTGCTCCAGTTTTTGCCACCTTTATGGTGGCTTTTTTGTGGATGTTTAACAATAGTGAGTTCTTGAATTGAGAACTTTGTTGGCGGGTAATAGCAATTAAAATTAGCGTTTTCATGAGACGCCCGCTTTTCAGCGTAGCAGGCGTCAGTCTATGGCAGAGTTACTTCTGGGATTCTGCCTGTAGGATCCTTTGCATTTCATCCTTTAAATGTAATTTTTCTTTTTTTAATCGCACAACTTTTTCGTTATAGCCAGCTCCGTTCGGGCCTTCAAGTT is part of the Xenorhabdus cabanillasii genome and encodes:
- a CDS encoding YdcH family protein, producing MFPEEHNLVSNLKESHPRFQSLFEKHNRLDHEISQLEGPNGAGYNEKVVRLKKEKLHLKDEMQRILQAESQK
- a CDS encoding ogr/Delta-like zinc finger family protein, with the protein product MIKCPLCGQSAHTRSSFEHSSQTKERYNQCQNINCGATFVSHETFVRFISKPGEVESVTPHPKAKTKRQPRQKAAAQAAAQAAAQAAVSQ